A part of Tigriopus californicus strain San Diego chromosome 10, Tcal_SD_v2.1, whole genome shotgun sequence genomic DNA contains:
- the LOC131888191 gene encoding uncharacterized protein LOC131888191, with product MPRSPWIIASNSESHTHTESMASFRQLISVLRPLTAVTAASPAPCRAPVMRLARGLWTVPSIGASATGLMPRSGSCLAGSPLRRHFHDKITLKSKSFSESGTSGRLYYLDLIESHEGVSNCFQLAELSRGRRTHIMMSPGDAQILADNLKLIQKMMVMDTIRAGDEEVQDWTSSDFPKYKYEVKTKLSANGPWLKIVWYDSERTRMIFMDGSLVEKLRDHILTDLDSLKSSSV from the exons ATgcctagaagtccgtggatcattgcttcaaattccgaatcacacacacacaccgaAAGCATGGCCTCTTTCCGACAACTGATCTCGGTGCTCCGCCCCTTAACGGCCGTGACAGCCGCTTCACCCGCCCCATGTCGTGCACCCGTGATGCGACTAGCCCGTGGTCTATGGACCGTACCGTCCATAGGCGCGTCCGCAACGGGTTTGATGCCCCGATCTGGGAGCTGTCTGGCGGGTTCACCGCTCCGCCGCCATTTTCACGACAAAATCACgttgaaaagcaaaagtttCTCAGAGAGTGGCACCTCCGGACGGCTCTATTACCTGGATTTGATTGAGTCCCACGAAG GCGTGTCCAATTGCTTCCAATTGGCCGAGCTCTCCCGAGGTCGTCGAACGCACATCATGATGAGCCCCGGGGATGCCCAAATCCTGGCTGACAATCTCAAACTCATCCAAAAAATGATGGTCATGGACACGATTA GGGCTGGTGATGAGGAAGTCCAAGATTGGACTTCCAGCGATTTTCCCAAGTACAAATACGAGGTCAAAACCAAATTAAGCGCAAACGGACCTTGGCTCAAGATCGTCTGGTATGATTCAGAGCGAACCAGGATGATCTTCATGGATGGGAGCTTGGTCGAAAAATTGCGTGACCACATCCTCACTGATTTAGACTCGCTCAAATCGAGTTCAGTTTGA
- the LOC131887555 gene encoding uncharacterized protein LOC131887555 — MGTKVKFLVVDPSDGDETPESLGSRDAAFRRTNLQRTKSRSVECMKNLEGRQTTRKGLLKSYQEDEDNLGSERSVDSFGERQLSRSKRSQSYYGTRHHNVYIPREGSSGNISALRGHTHLTSNRCCSTPPGGFKASMASIHGGGQLGRLYESIDISPRQQSDESLIIDTQRQQEKQWMNQTRIREEMTILNNIKKRELIEMKKKESKIPPIIEREEPNSSEPKSILSGLLSSRSILLAPTAASLLHPTSGPRSRQSSMCEKDRLENWVPTPMPKSEGRPLIRRLAEAKLVVVDSPLPSVDYLRCQFNKECCEWHNIYRAQHYAAPLVLDEELCESAQYWANILAHKDEFYHQNPPDIGENLFAWPIPIIAETNLMKSGPDITGKDVAVFWYKKLKDYYFLKSPEVLHAHAAQFSQMVWASSKLFGCGKARSKSGKLLVVAHYYPKGNIPQKFHTNVFPPMEDSSEDSKSEPSSINSNK, encoded by the exons ATGGGGACTAAAGTCAAATTTCTCGTGGTCGACCCTTCTGACGGGGATGAGACTCCGGAATCCCTTGG CTCTAGGGACGCCGCATTCAGGAGAACAAATCTGCAACGGACAAAGTCCCGAAGTGTTGAGTGCATGAAAAATCTCGAAGGTCGCCAAACTACTCGCAAAGGCCTTTTGAAATCTTATCAGGAAGACGAAGATAATTTGGGATCCGAACGGAGCGTCGACTCCTTTGGCGAACGGCAGTTGTCAAGATCCAAGAGGAGTCAATCCTATTACGGAACAAG GCACCACAATGTTTACATTCCAAGAGAAGGTTCCAGTGGAAACATATCAGCTCTCCGTGGCCACACCCACCTCACTTCAAACAGATGTTGCAGCACGCCCCCAGGGGGGTTTAAAGCTAGCATGGCCAGCATCCACGGTGGGGGACAGTTGGGACGGCTGTACGAAAGCATTGACATTAGCCCGAGGCAACAAAGCGACGAGAGTCTCATCATCGACACTCAAAGACAACAGGAAAAACAATGGATGAACCAAACCCGGATTAGAGAAGAGATGACCATTTTGAACAACATCAAGAAACGGGAACTTAtagagatgaagaaaaaagagtcAAAG ATCCCACCCATTATAGAACGTGAAGAGCCAAATTCGTCTGAGCCCAAGAGTATCCTTAGTGGACTTTTATCAAGCCGATCCATCCTCTTGGCCCCAACTGCAGCTTCGCTACTTCATCCCACATCCGGACCACGTTCCCGCCAATCGTCTATGTGTGAAAAAGATAGGTTGGAAAATTGGGTTCCTACTCCCATGCCAAAATCTGAAGGACGTCCTTTGATACGGCGG CTTGCCGAAGCCAAACTAGTGGTTGTTGACTCACCGTTGCCCAGCGTCGATTATTTGCGCTGTCAATTCAATAAGGAATGTTGCGAGTGGCACAATATATATAGAGCTCAGCATTACGCCGCACCATTAGTCTTGGATGAGGAG TTGTGTGAATCGGCGCAATATTGGGCTAACATATTGGCGCACAAAGACGAGTTTTACCATCAGAACCCGCCAGACATCGGTGAGAACCTTTTTGCTTGGCCAATACCGATTATTGCTGAGACAAACCTGATGAAAAGTGGACCGGATATTACGGGGAAAGACGTGGCAGTTTTCTGGTATAAGAAGTTGAAAGATTactactttttgaaatcgcCAGAAGTGCTCCATGCTCATGCAG CGCAATTTTCACAAATGGTGTGGGCATCAAGTAAGTTGTTTGGATGTGGAAAGGCACGTTCTAAATCCGGAAAGCTCCTCGTTGTGGCTCATTATTATCCAAAAGGGAACATTCCACAAAAGTTTCATACCAACGTTTTTCCCCCGATGGAAGATTCTTCCGAGGATAGCAAAAGCGAACCGAGCTCGATAAACAGTaacaaataa
- the LOC131887553 gene encoding short transient receptor potential channel 5-like has product MGGRVSRISPMRFNPFQRSKETLERIPKVGYFSMDSNFIAKSKDLQAIFGDGPELDEAAIKRFLDSRNPMEWQRVLHDIKLDIVGDMQLVESGISLDFLCFINNVLKVSAEGAASPAHLDRTLTWVDEIDRIYPAIRIKINHEAMVRACRKNDIPVVSAFYKRGFRVHSALFWGSDNDDLLFENADINLELTRLEALANPAYLVAEAKYDHIDPIARSFHLLETVQEWSSTLIAFGNTLDLIAKMVKKFIWVMLNLCEGKAQVELFLGQDDGIDGLSLKGSTLLPRIYQGLQLSLEDFVTHDSCQQVIRESFYGNEGGDQLFDQGTLNYYLATSMQVAMTPWYSLWYILFKLKCSSKKRDQNEDIVQIPSGVNNYNSMNPPNYVSTEAKKSWPRKWASNLDVPFCRMTSHVGWYLLFVAWVLLSHMNFNSAITGVESLRADTYDYLACVWAVGFTLADIQVMIQLMRSVRLKHGSHLDLIKAKVKKSLSNAYIDYRIVSHLTLIAGYTIEFAGFKYKNDVSFRHCVDPEDQFSWVRTGNCLQGLAIVLIITQLLQLFRLHPTVGSVYIGMRRCIAIVASFMLAYLIITVAFALGLNFILCCELEECNDLNYTCQDGNFLMERKVIGAYCVNGTEASHIPCRDDCWTSFLEGQQPKECQMVPKIGAFEGFTNAADSPENQFRTMSKSMKTLFWSVFDPGHPEVVGCSIGVTRYFALSIWGVYNVIIVVILLNLLIALMNEAMESITENKLASWKYHRTHVWMDYCNNAIVLPAPLNLINLFVDIFICLCCNDCVDKYIPEVIKLDSSAKDDHTNRAQYQHLIRTLVSKYANDYLDAEEVDVSKDLIEDLRIEIRRYSEETNAMKKDLNVIVEMIQNLDAKLELNKTKKKGLFE; this is encoded by the exons ATGGGAGGCCGAGTTAGTCGAATCAGTCCCATGCGGTTCAATCCTTTTCAACGGAGCAAGGAGACTCTGGAGAGGATACCAAAGGTAGGCTACTTTTCCATGGATTCCAACTTCATAGCCAAATCCAAGGACCTTCAGGCCATATTTGGCGATGGTCCAGAGCTGGATGAAGCCGCCATCAAGCGATTTCTGGATTCCCGAAATCCGATGGAATGGCAGAGAGTTCTCCACGATATCAAACTTGACATTGTTGGGGACATGCAGTTAGTGGAGAGTGGAATCTCTTTGGACTTTCTCTGTTTCATCAACAACGTGTTGAAAGTGAGTGCAGAAGGAGCCGCGAGTCCGGCTCATCTGGATCGTACCTTGACTTGGGTGGACGAGATAGATAGGATCTATCCAGCCATCAGAATCAAGATAAACCATGAGGCCATGGTGCGAGCGTGTAGAAAAAACGATATCCCTGTGGTATCTGCGTTCTACAAACGAGGATTCCGAGTTCATTCGGCTTTGTTCTGGGGCTCTGACAACGATGATTTGCTCTTTGAGAATGCTGATATCAATTTGGAACTGACCAGACTCGAAGCCCTTGCCAATCCAGCATATTTGGTTGCAGAGGCAAAATACGACCATATAGACCCAATCGCAAGATCGTTCCATCTGTTGGAGACTGTTCAAGAATGGTCCTCAACTCTAATTGCTTTTGGAAACACTTTGGATCTAATTGCTAAAATGGTGAAGAAGTTCATTTGGGTGATGCTCAATCTATGTGAAGGCAAGGCTCAAGTGGAGCTCTTCCTTGGACAAGACGATGGTATTGATGGCCTCTCTTTGAAAGGAAGCACTCTACTTCCACGAATATATCAAGGGCTTCAGTTGAGTTTGGAAGACTTTGTTACCCATGACAGTTGCCAACAGGTCATACGAGAGTCATTCTACGGAAATGAGGGAGGAGACCAACTTTTTGACCAAGGGACCCTAAACTACTATTTAGCTACCTCAATGCAAGTGGCAATGACTCCCTGGTACTCCTTGTGGTACAttctcttcaaattgaaatgttcgTCCAAGAAACGAGATCAAAACGAGGATATCGTTCAAATTCCCTCAGGCGTAAACAACTACAATTCTATGAATCCGCCCAATTATGTATCCACAGAGGCCAAGAAGAGCTGGCCCCGCAAATGGGCCTCCAACTTGGACGTACCTTTTTGTCGAATGACCAGTCATGTTGGCTGGTACCTTTTGTTCGTTGCCTGGGTGCTATTGTCGCATATGAATTTCAACTCAGCCATAACCGGGGTAGAGTCTTTGCGGGCAGACACTTATGACTACTTGGCTTGCGTCTGGGCGGTCGGATTTACTTTGGCTGACATTCAAGTTATGATTCAACTCATGAGAAGTGTTCGTCTCAAGCATGGATCCCACTTAGACTTAATAAAAGCCAAGGTCAAGAAATCACTTTCCAATGCTTACATCGATTACAGGATCGTGAGCCACCTAACTTTGATAGCCGGCTACACCATTGAATTCGCGGGCTTTAAATACAAGAATGACGTCTCCTTCCGTCACTGTGTTGATCCTGAGGACCAGTTCAGCTGGGTGAGAACCGGTAACTGTCTGCAGGGTTTGGCGATTGTCTTGATTATCACGCAACTTCTTCAACTGTTTCGCCTCCATCCAACGGTTGGAAGCGTTTACATTGGAATGAGGCGCTGCATTGCCATCGTGGCCAGTTTCATGTTAGCTTACCTCATTATCACTGTTGCTTTTGCGCTGGGCCTCAATTTCATCCTATGTTGTGAGTTGGAAGAATGCAATGACTTAAATTACACGTGTCAAGATGGCAACTTTCTAATGGAACGGAAGGTTATTGGTGCATATTGTGTCAATGGAACAGAGGCCAGTCATATCCCTTGCAGAGACGATTGTTGGACTTCGTTTCTTGAGGGTCAGCAACCGAAAGAGTGTCAAATGGTCCCAAAAATTGGCGCTTTTGAAGG GTTTACCAATGCCGCTGATAGTCCTGAAAACCAATTCAGAACCATGAGTAAGTCCATGAAAACCTTGTTTTGGTCAGTGTTTGATCCTGGTCACCCGGAAGTGGTCGGATGCAGCAttggcgttactcgttattTTGCCCTCTCCATTTGGGGAGTGTACAATGTGATAATTGTGGTCATTCTCCTGAATCTTCTAATTGCTTTGATGAACGAGGCTATGGAAAGCATCACTGAAAACAAACTAGCATCTTGGAAATATCACCGGACCCACGTTTGGATGGATTACTGCAATAACGCAATTGTCTTACCTGCGCCCTTGAACCTGATAAACCTCTTcgttgacattttcatttgcctTTGTTGCAATGATTGCGTTGATAAGTATATTCCCGAAGTGATCAAATTGGATTCATCGGCCAAAGACGACCACACCAATCGGGCTCAGTATCAGCACCTCATTCGAACATTAGTATCCAAATATGCCAATGATTATCTTGATGCCGAGGAAGTTGATGTCAGCAAAGATTTGATTGAGGATCTACGGATCGAAATTCGACGGTATTCAGAGGAGACCAACGCAATGAAAAAAGATCTTAATGTTATCGTGGAAATGATCCAAAACTTAGATGCCAAACTGGAGTTgaacaagacaaaaaagaaagggctttttgaatga
- the LOC131887560 gene encoding trafficking protein particle complex subunit 1-like, protein MTIFNLWLFDEKGNLIYYREWNRKKNTSMERNEEAKLLYGMLFSIKSFVNKLSPADMKDGFLSYKTSKYRLNYYETPTGVKLVMNTDTTVTHPIVRDLLKSVYGQIYVEYAVKNPMYVLGQPIESELFGVKLDDLVRASPLFKA, encoded by the exons atgaccattttcaatttgtggcTTTTCGATGAGAAAGGCAATCTGATTTACTACCGAGAATGGAACCGCAAAAAGAATACCTCCATGGAGAGGAACGAG GAGGCCAAGCTGTTGTATGGTATGCTGTTCTCCATCAAATCGTTCGTCAATAAGCTTTCACCTGCGGACATGAAGGATGGTTTCCTGAGTTACAAAACCAGTAAATATCGCTTGAATTACTATGAAACGCCCACGGGGGTCAAGCTCGTGATGAACACAGATACCACGGTCACTCATCCCATCGTGCGAGACTTGTTAAAGAGCGTGTACGGTCAGATCTATGTGGAATATGCAGTGAAGAACCCCATGTACGTCCTGGGACAACCCATTGAATCCGAGCTGTTTGGCGTGAAGTTGGACGATCTAGTCCGCGCATCACCTTTGTTCAAGGCTTAG
- the LOC131887557 gene encoding uncharacterized protein LOC131887557 — protein MRGLADILRLEDLSEANWERIFQSYFKTKNVKILDIGGQTKLDGINEQYNSDIKKISLKLSVNGEDKEVHTFIKVPMDSILHDTNGKLVMTFAKEIFWYKEGSVILGSKYPELKGISPTLFHGASTFQDDFVSPGCCRKHCCFFAWCLCTKKEQGIMIMEDLTKLPQPYQMHNKIKILPLEHTKLVVDKVAHFHGAWWLLLNDKEIPSDFPLNQAKIKDIYAMKTPLGFEAMIRKMFQSSFKHFGNMRIARGDDQVKIDVMLKSVKNMAKAVSSEFLGKNDNSVFRTLLHGDLWNNNILFQLNSDGSPKDVKFIDYQVSNIGHPAVDLCYLLYSCTDRQFRDQHLTQLLRSYFTIFSSYLSPHIPDISFEQFYQEFQDRRAIGLVGGVLVMPNSLSPDQVTISGLNWQSKLEEHRQKLFLSETSHPSVKELRRRVFDMIDEFEELGIFEKYIK, from the exons ATGAGAGGATTGGCCGATATTCTTCGTCTTGAGGACTTAAGTGAGGCCAATTGGGAGCGGATTTTCCAGagttatttcaaaacaaagaacgTGAAGATCTTGGATATTGGTGGCCAAACCAAACTGGATGGAATCAATGAGCAATACAATTCGGATATCAAAAAGATATCTTTGAAATTAAGTGTTAATGGAGAAGACAAAGAAGTACACACGTTCATCAAAGTTCCTATGGATAGTATCTTACACGATACAAACGGCAAACTTGTCATGACctttgccaaagaaatattctggTACAAGGAGGGATCCGTAATCCTAGGTTCCAAATATCCAGAGCTGAAAG GAATATCCCCCACGCTGTTTCATGGAGCTTCCACCTTTCAAGATGATTTCGTGTCCCCAGGTTGTTGTCGAAAGCATTGTTGCTTCTTTGCTTGGTGTCTTTGCACCAAGAAAGAGCAAGGCATCATGATCATGGAGGATTTGACTAAACTTCCTCAACCTTACCAAATGCACAATAAGATAAAAATTCTGCCTCTGGAGCACACCAAACTGGTTGTGGATAAAGTGGCTCATTTCCATGGCGCTTGGTGGCTTCTGCTCAATGATAAAGAAATCCCTTCGGACTTTCCCCTTAACCAAGCTAAAATCAAGGATATTTATGCCATGAAAACTCCTCTCGGTTTTGAGGCGATGATTcgcaaaatgttccaatctAGTTTTAAGCATTTTGGAAACATGCGAATTGCCCGAGGCGATGACCAAGTCAAAATCGATGTCATGCTCAAAAGCGTTAAGAATATGGCAAAGGCGGTCTCTTCGGAATTCCTCGGGAAAAACGATAACTCTGTGTTCCGGACATTGCTTCACGGCGATTTGTGGAATAacaacattttgttccaattaaATTCAG ATGGAAGCCCAAAAGATGTCAAATTCATCGACTATCAAGTCTCCAACATTGGTCATCCCGCGGTGGATTTGTGTTATTTGCTGTATAGTTGCACGGATCGTCAATTTAGGGACCAGCACTTAACACAACTGCTGAGGTCCTATTTCACCATATTTTCCTCTTATTTATCGCCTCACATACCTGACATCAGTTTTGAGCAATTTTACCAAGAATTTCAAGATCGACGAGCCATCGGATTGGTGGGAGGTGTGTTG GTGATGCCCAACTCTTTAAGTCCTGATCAAGTGACCATTAGCGGATTGAATTGGCAGAGCAAACTTGAAGAGCATCgacaaaagttatttttgtcGGAGACTTCTCATCCCTCCGTGAAGGAACTCCGTCGACGAGTCTTTGACATGATTGATGAGTTCGAGGAACTCGGGATATTTGAAAAGTACATCAAATAG
- the LOC131887559 gene encoding transcription initiation protein SPT3 homolog produces MESLDPSNLVPSVTYWDEIRDMMFAFGDSIRPKRETAEILEELVLEQMREILFRAQEVAERRTNSQIGLEELLFLQRRQPVKIQRLLKYLSVRDTAATFQALSGDNVSAECKRVKKCKDFLRRIDTDGSLIKAASEELQDEVRMERLRRMDRLSRDLDERKYAEFSRARQVSFLGAKMNKNMTRFHDWLLSDTQTWFHMTVDKVALEIFAYFAYETVGHLVEMALIVRKEAEHTWDPVLKIMGPKAVNPQFPMVQLKQAGDLNKGKALPEASTPANGEGDNSPLRQRLKSGGGSNEPENMIQGALEPDHVREAYRRLNQRPSLFAWFRQVDARHQTAESRTPILVL; encoded by the coding sequence ATGGAGAGCTTGGATCCATCCAATTTGGTTCCCTCCGTGACGTATTGGGACGAGATCCGTGATATGATGTTTGCTTTTGGCGACTCCATCCGTCCCAAACGAGAGACGGCCGAAATCTTAGAAGAGCTCGTCTTGGAACAAATGAGAGAGATCCTGTTCCGAGCCCAAGAAGTGGCAGAGAGGCGTACCAATAGCCAAATTGGATTGGAAGAGCTGTTATTCCTCCAGAGGCGGCAACCCGTGAAAATTCAACGCCTCTTGAAATACTTGTCCGTTCGCGACACTGCGGCCACATTTCAGGCCCTGTCTGGCGACAACGTGAGTGCGGAATGTAAACGCgtgaaaaaatgtaaagacTTCTTGCGACGAATTGACACGGATGGGTCCTTGATTAAAGCTGCCAGTGAAGAGTTGCAGGACGAAGTTCGCATGGAGCGACTCCGCCGAATGGACCGGCTATCCAGAGATCTGGACGAGCGCAAATACGCCGAATTCTCGCGAGCCCGCCAGGTCAGTTTCTTGGGCGCGaagatgaataaaaacatGACCAGATTCCACGACTGGCTTTTGAGTGACACCCAAACTTGGTTTCATATGACGGTGGACAAGGTGGCCTTGGAGATTTTTGCCTATTTTGCATATGAAACCGTGGGACATTTGGTGGAAATGGCCTTGATTGTAAGAAAAGAGGCGGAGCATACGTGGGATCCAGTGCTGAAGATTATGGGACCCAAAGCTGTGAATCCTCAATTTCCCATGGTTCAACTGAAGCAAGCAGGTGACCTGAACAAGGGTAAGGCTCTACCCGAGGCCTCAACCCCGGCCAATGGTGAGGGCGACAATAGCCCTTTAAGACAGAGACTCAAAAGTGGGGGTGGGAGTAATGAGCCCGAAAATATGATTCAAGGGGCCTTGGAGCCCGATCATGTGCGAGAAGCCTACCGAAGGCTCAATCAAAGACCGTCCTTGTTTGCTTGGTTCCGGCAAGTGGACGCTCGCCATCAAACGGCCGAAAGCCGAACCCCAATCCTTGTTTTGTGA